A DNA window from Ctenopharyngodon idella isolate HZGC_01 chromosome 10, HZGC01, whole genome shotgun sequence contains the following coding sequences:
- the LOC127519877 gene encoding ribonuclease-like 3: MEIHQSAVILLLILSVSSFTHGQPADIMPRYKKFLNQHVDPYMTVNDCTSKIENRDITGTDSGCKPVNSFIVANADTIKAVCGKGGTAIGGNLFESNLRFFVVKCTIKKNSKGTQKCEYRGNGFTRKIVLACQKGWPVHYER, from the coding sequence ATGGAGATTCATCAGTCTGCTGTGATTCTGCTGCTGATCTTGAGTGTGTCATCCTTCACTCATGGTCAACCAGCAGATATAATGCCCCGCTATAAAAAATTCCTCAATCAGCATGTGGATCCATATATGACTGTGAATGATTGTACCAGTAAAATCGAAAACCGAGACATCACTGGAACTGATAGTGGCTGCAAACCTGTCAACTCCTTCATAGTAGCAAATGCAGATACAATTAAAGCAGTCTGTGGCAAAGGAGGAACTGCAATAGGTGGAAATCTGTTTGAGAGCAACCTACGATTTTTTGTGGTCAAgtgtacaataaaaaaaaatagtaaggGAACTCAAAAGTGTGAATATCGTGGGAATGGTTTCACTCGTAAGATTGTGTTGGCCTGTCAAAAAGGCTGGCCTGTACATTATGAAAGGTAA
- the LOC127520170 gene encoding uncharacterized protein LOC127520170, which produces MKYLFNLLLVIIFSIDHGVSGVGTDKVSVSVMEGDSVTLYTGVQTNQQEDIRWYFNDTRIALITGDLSTICTDVQCNNGTERFRDRLKLDHQTGSLAITNITNTHSGEYKLQIFSKNSTSDKIFNVTFHGVPEVKRKLLKKGESVTLDSAIAKKRNDSMTWYFNQILIAEITGDQSKICTDDQCDERFRDRLKLDHQTGSLTITNTRNTDSGEYQLKIIINKSNFSITTVKRFNVTVTGVYNLFIISNSMHFPLNN; this is translated from the exons ATGAAGTATCTCTTTAATTTGCTCTTGGTGATCATTTTTTCAATCGACCACG GTGTGTCTGGTGTTGGTACAGATAAGgtgtcagtgtcagtgatggagggagattcagtcactctatACACTGGTGTTCAAACAAACCAACAAGAAGATATTAGATGGTATTTTAATGACACTCGCATTGCTCTAATCACTGGAGATCTCAGTACGATCTGTACAGATGTTCAGTGTAATAATGGCActgagagattcagagacagactgaagctggatcatcagactggatctctggccatcacaaacatcacaaacacacactctggAGAATATAAACTACAGATCTTCAGCAAAAACAGCACCAGTGACAAGATCTTCAATGTTACTTTCCATG GTGTTCCTGAAGTGAAGAGAAAGTTACTGAAGAAGGGAGAATCTGTTACTTTAGATTCTGCtatagcaaaaaaaagaaaCGATTCAATGACATGGTATTTTAATCAGATTCTCATTGCTGAAATCACTGGAGATCAGAGTAAGATCTGTACAGATGATCAGTGtgatgagagattcagagacagactgaagctggatcatcagactggatctctgaccatcacaaacaccagaaaCACAGACTCTGGAGAATATCAACTGAAGATAATCATCAACAAAAGCAACTTCAGCATCACTACAGTGAAGAGATTCAATGTTACTGTCACTGGtgtgtataatttattcattataagTAATTCAATGCATTTTCCtttgaacaattaa